One Pelobates fuscus isolate aPelFus1 chromosome 8, aPelFus1.pri, whole genome shotgun sequence genomic window carries:
- the SMURF1 gene encoding E3 ubiquitin-protein ligase SMURF1 isoform X2: MSMNETRRGGSSIKVRLTVLCAKNLAKKDFFRLPDPFAKIVVDGSGQCHSTDTVKSTLDPKWNQHYDLYIGKMDSITIGVWNHKKIHKRQGAGFLGCVRLLSNAISRLKDTGYQRLDLCKLNPTDGDAVRGQIVVSLQTRDRIGIGGSVVDCRGLLNSDGIVCELSGPVRPMSCFTEEPAPYSDGTGAAGGGNCRFLESPSQDQQGQTPRYHATESRNHVQTPPNRPLGYQPLDLPDCYEQRTTVHGQVYFLHTQTGVSTWHDPRIPRDLNSVNCDDLGPLPSGWEVRSTVSGRIYFVDHNNRTTQFTDPRLHHIMNNQSQLKEPSQPPSVLSDGSVEDGDEFPAQKYERELVQKLKVLRHELALQQPQAGHCRVEVSREEIFEESYRQIMKMRTKDLKKRLMVKFRGEEGLDYGGVAREWLYLLCHEMLNPYYGLFQYSSDNIYTLQINPDSSINPDHLSYFHFVGRIMGLAVFHGHYINGGFTVPFYKQLLGKPIQLSDMEYVDPELHKSLVWILENDITPVLDHTFCVEHNAFGQILQHELKPNGRDIPVTEENKKEYVRLYVNWRFMRGIEAQFLALQKGFNELIPQHLLKPFEQKELELIIGGLDKIDLVDWKANTRLKHCMADSNIVQWFWQAVESFDEERRARLLQFVTGSTRVPLQGFKALQGAAGPRLFTIHLIDGNTDSLPKAHTCFNRIDIPPYESYEKLYEKLLTAVEETCGFAVE; this comes from the exons TATTATGTGCCAAGAACCTTGCAAAGAAGGATTTCTTTA GATTACCTGATCCATTTGCAAAAATTGTGGTTGATGGATCTGGTCAGTGCCACTCAACAGACACTGTGAAAAGTACTTTGGACCCAAAATGGAACCAGCACTATGATCT CTACATTGGGAAAATGGATTCTATCACAATTGGTGTCTGGAATCACAAGAAAATACACAAGAGACAAGGAGCTGGCTTCCTGGGATGTGTTCGACTCCTTTCAAATGCCATCAGCAGGCTGAAGGACACAGGCT ACCAGCGTTTGGACTTATGCAAATTAAATCCCACAGACGGCGATGCCGTACGGGGACAAATAGTAG TCAGTTTACAGACTCGGGACAGAATTGGCATAGGTGGTTCTGTAGTGGATTGCAGAGGCCTTTTGAACAGTGATGG GATTGTTTGTGAACTGTCTGGTCCAGTGCGGCCAATGAGTTGTTTTACAGAGGAGCCAGCTCCCTATTCTGATGGAACAGGAGCAGCTGGGGGAGGAAACTGCAGATTTTTGGAATCTCCAAGCCAGGATCAGCAAGGCCAAACACCAAGATACCATGCAACAGAAAGCCGAAATCATGTTCAAACACCTCCTAACCGACCACTAGGCTATCAGCCGCTGGACTTGCCTGATTGTTATG agCAAAGGACTACAGTTCATGGGCAGGTGTACTTTTTGCACACACAGACTGGCGTTAGCACGTGGCATGACCCAAGAATACCAAG AGACCTTAACAGTGTGAATTGTGATGATTTGGGCCCTCTGCCTTCAGGGTGGGAAGTTCGGAGTACTGTCTCTGGTAGAATATATTTTGTAGATCACAATAACAGAACCACACAGTTTACAGATCCCAGATTACATCACATCATGAA CAATCAATCCCAGTTAAAGGAACCGAGCCAACCTCCTTCAGTGTTGAGCGATGGCTCTGTTGAAGATGGAGATGAATTTCCTGCTCAGAAATATGAACGAGAACTGGTCCAAAAACTTAAGGTGCTGAGGCATGAGTTGGCCCTGCAGCAACCTCAAGCTGGACACTGTCGTGTAGAAGTCTCTAGAGAAGAAATCTTTGAG GAGTCTTATCGTCAGATAATGAAGATGAGAACCAAAGATCTGAAAAAAAGACTTATGGTGAAGTTTCGAGGAGAGGAAGGGCTGGACTATGGGGGTGTAGCCAG GGAGTGGCTCTATTTACTATGCCATGAAATGTTGAATCCTTATTATGGACTTTTCCAGTACTCCAGCGACAATATTTACACTCTACAAATTAATCCTGATTCATCCATTAACCCA GATCACTTGTCTTACTTCCATTTTGTTGGCCGAATTATGGGGCTGGCAGTGTTCCATGGACATTACATCAATGGGGGTTTTACCGTCCCATTTTACAAGCAGCTTTTGGGGAAACCGATTCAGCTTTCTGACATGGAGTATGTGGATCCAGAACTACACAAGAGCTTGGTGTGGATTCT TGAAAATGACATCACTCCTGTATTGGACCACACATTCTGTGTAGAACACAATGCATTTGGGCAAATCCTTCAGCACGAACTTAAGCCCAATGGGAGGGACATTCCCgtaacagaggagaacaaaaaggAGTATGTGAG ATTATATGTTAACTGGCGGTTTATGAGAGGTATCGAGGCTCAGTTCCTAGCTCTACAAAAGGGGTTTAATGAATTGATACCTCAGCATCTCCTGAAGCCTTTTGAGCAGAAAGAACTGGAG CTGATCATTGGTGGACTGGATAAAATTGATCTTGTGGACTGGAAGGCTAACACCAGATTGAAACACTGCATGGCAGATAGTAATATTGTACAATGGTTTTGGCAAGCAGTGGAGTCTTTTGATGAGGAGAGGAGGGCACGTCTTCTGCAATTTGTTACAGGCTCTACGCGAGTACCGCTCCAGGGCTTTAAGGCATTACAAG GTGCTGCAGGACCCAGGCTTTTCACTATACATCTAATTGATGGCAATACAGATAGCCTTCCCAAGGCACACACCTG
- the SMURF1 gene encoding E3 ubiquitin-protein ligase SMURF1 isoform X1, which yields MSMNETRRGGSSIKVRLTVLCAKNLAKKDFFRLPDPFAKIVVDGSGQCHSTDTVKSTLDPKWNQHYDLYIGKMDSITIGVWNHKKIHKRQGAGFLGCVRLLSNAISRLKDTGYQRLDLCKLNPTDGDAVRGQIVVSLQTRDRIGIGGSVVDCRGLLNSDGIVCELSGPVRPMSCFTEEPAPYSDGTGAAGGGNCRFLESPSQDQQGQTPRYHATESRNHVQTPPNRPLGYQPLDLPDCYEQRTTVHGQVYFLHTQTGVSTWHDPRIPRDLNSVNCDDLGPLPSGWEVRSTVSGRIYFVDHNNRTTQFTDPRLHHIMNNQSQLKEPSQPPSVLSDGSVEDGDEFPAQKYERELVQKLKVLRHELALQQPQAGHCRVEVSREEIFEESYRQIMKMRTKDLKKRLMVKFRGEEGLDYGGVAREWLYLLCHEMLNPYYGLFQYSSDNIYTLQINPDSSINPDHLSYFHFVGRIMGLAVFHGHYINGGFTVPFYKQLLGKPIQLSDMEYVDPELHKSLVWILENDITPVLDHTFCVEHNAFGQILQHELKPNGRDIPVTEENKKEYVRLYVNWRFMRGIEAQFLALQKGFNELIPQHLLKPFEQKELELIIGGLDKIDLVDWKANTRLKHCMADSNIVQWFWQAVESFDEERRARLLQFVTGSTRVPLQGFKALQGSTGAAGPRLFTIHLIDGNTDSLPKAHTCFNRIDIPPYESYEKLYEKLLTAVEETCGFAVE from the exons TATTATGTGCCAAGAACCTTGCAAAGAAGGATTTCTTTA GATTACCTGATCCATTTGCAAAAATTGTGGTTGATGGATCTGGTCAGTGCCACTCAACAGACACTGTGAAAAGTACTTTGGACCCAAAATGGAACCAGCACTATGATCT CTACATTGGGAAAATGGATTCTATCACAATTGGTGTCTGGAATCACAAGAAAATACACAAGAGACAAGGAGCTGGCTTCCTGGGATGTGTTCGACTCCTTTCAAATGCCATCAGCAGGCTGAAGGACACAGGCT ACCAGCGTTTGGACTTATGCAAATTAAATCCCACAGACGGCGATGCCGTACGGGGACAAATAGTAG TCAGTTTACAGACTCGGGACAGAATTGGCATAGGTGGTTCTGTAGTGGATTGCAGAGGCCTTTTGAACAGTGATGG GATTGTTTGTGAACTGTCTGGTCCAGTGCGGCCAATGAGTTGTTTTACAGAGGAGCCAGCTCCCTATTCTGATGGAACAGGAGCAGCTGGGGGAGGAAACTGCAGATTTTTGGAATCTCCAAGCCAGGATCAGCAAGGCCAAACACCAAGATACCATGCAACAGAAAGCCGAAATCATGTTCAAACACCTCCTAACCGACCACTAGGCTATCAGCCGCTGGACTTGCCTGATTGTTATG agCAAAGGACTACAGTTCATGGGCAGGTGTACTTTTTGCACACACAGACTGGCGTTAGCACGTGGCATGACCCAAGAATACCAAG AGACCTTAACAGTGTGAATTGTGATGATTTGGGCCCTCTGCCTTCAGGGTGGGAAGTTCGGAGTACTGTCTCTGGTAGAATATATTTTGTAGATCACAATAACAGAACCACACAGTTTACAGATCCCAGATTACATCACATCATGAA CAATCAATCCCAGTTAAAGGAACCGAGCCAACCTCCTTCAGTGTTGAGCGATGGCTCTGTTGAAGATGGAGATGAATTTCCTGCTCAGAAATATGAACGAGAACTGGTCCAAAAACTTAAGGTGCTGAGGCATGAGTTGGCCCTGCAGCAACCTCAAGCTGGACACTGTCGTGTAGAAGTCTCTAGAGAAGAAATCTTTGAG GAGTCTTATCGTCAGATAATGAAGATGAGAACCAAAGATCTGAAAAAAAGACTTATGGTGAAGTTTCGAGGAGAGGAAGGGCTGGACTATGGGGGTGTAGCCAG GGAGTGGCTCTATTTACTATGCCATGAAATGTTGAATCCTTATTATGGACTTTTCCAGTACTCCAGCGACAATATTTACACTCTACAAATTAATCCTGATTCATCCATTAACCCA GATCACTTGTCTTACTTCCATTTTGTTGGCCGAATTATGGGGCTGGCAGTGTTCCATGGACATTACATCAATGGGGGTTTTACCGTCCCATTTTACAAGCAGCTTTTGGGGAAACCGATTCAGCTTTCTGACATGGAGTATGTGGATCCAGAACTACACAAGAGCTTGGTGTGGATTCT TGAAAATGACATCACTCCTGTATTGGACCACACATTCTGTGTAGAACACAATGCATTTGGGCAAATCCTTCAGCACGAACTTAAGCCCAATGGGAGGGACATTCCCgtaacagaggagaacaaaaaggAGTATGTGAG ATTATATGTTAACTGGCGGTTTATGAGAGGTATCGAGGCTCAGTTCCTAGCTCTACAAAAGGGGTTTAATGAATTGATACCTCAGCATCTCCTGAAGCCTTTTGAGCAGAAAGAACTGGAG CTGATCATTGGTGGACTGGATAAAATTGATCTTGTGGACTGGAAGGCTAACACCAGATTGAAACACTGCATGGCAGATAGTAATATTGTACAATGGTTTTGGCAAGCAGTGGAGTCTTTTGATGAGGAGAGGAGGGCACGTCTTCTGCAATTTGTTACAGGCTCTACGCGAGTACCGCTCCAGGGCTTTAAGGCATTACAAG GATCTACAGGTGCTGCAGGACCCAGGCTTTTCACTATACATCTAATTGATGGCAATACAGATAGCCTTCCCAAGGCACACACCTG